One Festucalex cinctus isolate MCC-2025b chromosome 3, RoL_Fcin_1.0, whole genome shotgun sequence DNA window includes the following coding sequences:
- the LOC144015979 gene encoding E3 ubiquitin-protein ligase TRIM35-like, translating into MASQVEDNLNCPTCLEIFKDPVILTCSHSFCRACVQQWWEKKGDRSCPVCRTECRLIDVPFNLALRNVCEGFSQASMESDYICSLHKEKLKLFCLDHHQLVCLVCRDSKIHTGHKFLPFEEAAQDHKEKLLEGQQDAKNRLEDYNQIRDDCNEQATYIKVQREHMERKIKKDFEELHHFLQVEEEARLSALREEEQQKTRMMKEKIEALSRDMATLSDVIRGTEEQLTSDTVSFMKNFQTAMTRIQKLPDKPKPLPQGALLDEVKHVGNLKFSVWERMKDMVSYSPIILDPNTASAGLSLSEDLTSVCLGEGHQHPNNPERFKWNVVLGSALASGTHVWDVEVGDNTAWILGIAWGDPCLPDAMRTWTIAFCDERYRKFAEPLGSWNPPVKLQRIQICVDTNKKSLLFSDSRTNTDLGKINPSDWPHLPGNTKMFPFFHTDDKVPLQIIPLAPHVTTQSQ; encoded by the coding sequence ATGGCTAGCCAAGTTGAGGACAATCTCAACTGTCCAACCTGTTTGGAGATTTTTAAAGATCCAGTCATTTTGACATGTAGTCACAGCTTCTGCCGCGCGTGTGTGCAGCAGTGGTGGGAGAAGAAAGGAGATCGATCATGTCCAGTCTGTAGGACAGAGTGTCGCTTGATTGATGTACCTTTTAACTTGGCCCTGAGGAATGTGTGTGAGGGCTTTTCACAAGCCTCAATGGAGTCAGACTACATCTGTAGCTTGCACAAGGAGAAACTGAAACTCTTCTGTTTGGACCACCATCAGCTTGTGTGCCTCGTCTGCAGAGATTCAAAAATCCACACTGGTCACAAGTTCCTTCCCTTCGAAGAAGCTGCACAGGATCACAAAGAGAAACTTCTGGAAGGCCAGCAGGATGCAAAGAATAGACTGGAAGATTACAATCAGATAAGAGACGACTGCAATGAACAAGCGACGTACATCAAGGTCCAGAGGGAGCATATGGAGCGCAAGATTAAGAAAGATTTCGAAGAGCTTCATCACTTCCTGCAGGTTGAGGAGGAGGCCAGGTTGTCTGCTTTGAGGGAGGAAGAGCAGCAGAAGACTCGGATGATGAAGGAAAAGATTGAGGCTCTCAGCAGAGACATGGCCACTCTCTCGGACGTTATCAGAGGCACAGAGGAGCAGCTGACATCTGACACGGTTTCCTTCATGAAGAACTTCCAGACTGCGATGACCAGAATCCAGAAGCTGCCCGACAAGCCCAAGCCGCTCCCACAAGGAGCTCTGCTAGATGAAGTCAAACATGTGGGCAACCTCAAATTCAGCGTGTGGGAACGAATGAAGGATATGGTCTCCTACAGTCCTATTATTCTGGACCCAAACACGGCCAGCGCAGGACTCAGTCTGTCTGAAGATCTGACCAGCGTGTGTTTAGGAGAAGGACATCAGCATCCAAACAATCCAGAGAGGTTCAAGTGGAACGTTGTTCTCGGTTCTGCTTTGGCCTCAGGAACACACGTGTGGGATGTTGAGGTGGGAGATAACACAGCCTGGATCCTGGGGATTGCATGGGGGGACCCTTGTTTGCCAGATGCCATGCGCACATGGACCATTGCATTCTGTGATGAGAGATACAGAAAGTTTGCTGAGCCACTTGGATCCTGGAATCCGCCTGTGAAACTGCAGAGGATCCAAATTTGTGTAGACACTAACAAAAAATCACTTTTGTTCTCTGACTCTCGTACAAACACTGATCTAGGCAAAATAAATCCTTCCGATTGGCCACATTTGCCTGGGAATACAAAAATGTTCCCTTTCTTTCACACAGATGATAAAGTTCCTCTGCAAATAATTCCACTTGCACCTCATGTGACGACTCAAAGTCAGTGA